The window TGTGGGTACAATTGACATCTTTTCACTCTCTAGTTGAAATTCCATTCCATATATTGACTCTAGGTCATTTTAGTGAATTGCCCGAGGAGATCGCTTAGCCTTGTAGCCTCTGGGATCCGTCCCTGCCACCACATTACAACGGCAGTGGTAATCCCGCCTAGACTCAAGGCGGTGAGAGTCAAGTTACGCACACATTGAACGAGACGCCTTTTGGTGAGTTCATCTACGTGCTCGGCGTAATCTCCTGGAGTATTGGTTCGGGGAAAGGGCTCATCGGGAACAGGCTTGTCGAGAAACTATCTCTGTCATCAGCCATAGTTTTGAGGTAAATCCAGATTCTTCCAGATCATACCTTGCAAAGCGGCTCCCAGCCATCCTCGACGGACCACTCAAGCAACTGATCCTGAGGCACCATACCCCGAACCATGTTGCAGTGGTCGCGATAGACCCACTTGGCGTTTCGCTGGACACCGTCTGTGGTGGTGACGCTGTGAAACACGCCTGGATATCCATATCGTAAATAAAGACTGTACAGCCAATGAAACTCTGAGGAGAACCACTGCATGCCCCACACAGTCCATGATTGATCGACCTCTTGGACGAAGGTTCTGTCGATGCTGCGGTACCAGGCGTTCATATCGGGACGCACGTTGAGGATCACTTTGGCATTTGGGTAGGCGGCGAGCAGCTCGGgagcaaagaaaagggaCAAGGTGTCAACCACAGCCTGGTTATCACCGAGGAGAATGTCGAACTCCGCGCTGGTGATCTGCACGTCGCCATCGCGAGCACCGTTGTATTTCCGCCGCACTAGCTCATTACAGTGTTGCAACTTGCTGCCATCCGGCTCGAAGACCAAGTCCCAGCCATGATATGTTGGCAGGCCCAGAGTTCGCAAGGCCACGCTTAATGACTCGGTTCCGGTGCGTGGCAAGCCCAAGCAAAGCACCTCGACGGGCTTACTACGTTTGTGCGGAGCCGGTTGGGGGAATCCATAGAGCAACCGTTGGAGTGCGTACATTGGGGCTTGAAAAAAAGGGTAAAGCTGGCGTGAGCTTCGGAAGAAGGGTCTTCCATAAGTAGTAGCGACAATCGGTCACATGATTCTCAAAGTGATGTCCTCGACACCGGATCCGTCAGGATGGTGGGGATtggcggatgatgagccACTAGTCCAAACAGGGATCAGAGGCGGAATTGGAGACCAACTGTAAAGAGAAGGGATTTCAGTGGACAGTGGATCGCCCAATGTAGAAACAGTGATGCTGTTCAGGGAACAGTGGGAACTGATGAAGTGGAATTtgtgatgaagatgatgataaaaaTAAGATACAGGAGCCCGACCGGCAACCAcgatgatggggagaagGGTTTCTGCCCTTTGCCATTCTCGTTGCCCACAAGAGCGGGCCGATTTCCGGAAGCCTGTTTGGCGTCCATCTCGGCATCACGTTCCGTAAGTATTCCTTTAGTGACAGATGATTTTCCCACATAATAAGACTTGATCAAATCTCCAAATATGTCGCAAGAACATGTCCGTTCGTACCGTTTAGACCTTGACCTGCCACCTGCCACTATTTTGATTTAACACCAGTCGAGTGATTGAGAGTAAcaattaaaaaaaaaagggcgGGTGCCTGGCAGTGTACCAGCGGTTTCAGCCACAGCCTTCCGTGGGTTCTCGGGAAGCATGCAAGCTGTTTACCAAACGAACGATTGCTCTCCCGGAGAATGAGGGGAATTCCAAGCCCAGAAAAATGGACGAAGTAATACCTGGACAGATCTTTCATATTGGCTCTCCATTGGGACCCCTGGACGACCAATTGGCTTCCTAACCGTCACGCGTAGCCCGGCGAGCGTGGGTGCTAGTGGGTAAAACACCTTCCGGACCAGCCACTACCGTCCACTTCGAAACATCAACAAATTTCGGTTACTACTAGTCCCTACGTGAATGTGGAGAGCGTGGGTTTGATGGGCTGCAAAGAGAGGCTAAGCATTTTTGGAGGAAAGCTTAGAACCTTTTAAAGATCGGAAGAGCTAAAACCGCCACGTGCAGAAGATGCGGATGTTAATAGGGTATTGAAGCATGATTCACGGAAGTAGCAGGATCTGCTCCCTTAGGTCGCTTATAAAACTCCGAAATCGCCGCCAATAGCAATAATGCGAATCACTTCAGATTGGTACTGAAAGTTTCGCTTCGCCATGACGCCTCAAGCACATCTCTTCCTACTTGGTCTcgcagctgctggacagGCCGCCCGTCAGCCCGAAGGTTTTAAGGATGCGTTCTTTGGCTGTCGAGGCAACGAAACGGCACCAGAGCAGCTACATTTCAACTATGCCGGTGACCGTGGCATGACCATCAGCTGGAATACAGCCGCGAAACTTCAATTCCCAACCGTCCGATACGGCCGAGGCCCGTTGCTCGATCGAATTGCCTTTTCAGAGGTGTCGGTGACATATCCCACGTCGTCCACATATAGCAACCACGTTTTCATCGACGGTCTTGAGCCGGACACCGAGTACGGCTTTGCCGTGCACTGTGCTGATGAGAAGGACCGTCACCAGTTCAAGACTAGCCTGCCGGCTGGACACCGTCGCCCATACACTTTTGCCTTTATCGCTGACCTAGGAACCATGGGTCCCTTGGGATTGACCGATAACGGCCAGAAGGACGCTCTTAGCCCTGGTGAGATAACTACCATGCAATCGTTGAGCCAGTTCAAGGACCAGTTTGAGTTTATGTGGCATGGTCAGTTGCCTTTCTCGTCCCTACCAAGAGCAGCCCTGATGAACTGGCTATTTAGATGGTGATCTTGCGTATGCGGATGATTGGCTCAATGAGGAGCTTGACGGTTTCTTGCCCAATACCACAACTAAGGGAGGAGCGGCCGTATACGAGGCTATTTTGAACGCTTTCTACAATGAAATGGCAGTAAATGTGACCATGGATCGCCCATACATGGTTGGTCCAGGTAAATCTATACCATTCTACGGGAATTCGGCGGGGTATTATTGGTTCAGTGGCAGTGAGGGCTAATAATACAGCCAAATAGGCAACCATGAGGCAAACTGTGACAACGGCGGAGCCGGTTCTTACACTGATAGCATTTGCGTGCAAGGTCAGACTAACTTTACCGGCTTCCGGAATCACTTCCGCATGCCCGCTGAGCAGTCGGGAGGTGTCGAAAACTTTTGGTACTCTTGGGACTATGGTATGGTGCATTTCGTCCAGTTCAACACAGAGACCGATGTAAGTTTAGACCCAAGTGTATACACTCTAAAATCTTCCTGCTGACTCTGTAGTTCCCTAATGCCCCAGGCATTCCCGGCGGAAGTGGCGAGGAGAATGCCGGTCCCTTTGCGCCTAACGGTACGCAGATTGAGTGGTTGAAGAAAGATCTGGCTTCCGTCGACCGCAAGAAGACACCTTGGATCATTGTCGCCGGACATCGCCCTTGGTACGTTGATGATACCATGTGCGACTCGTGCCAGGCAGCTTTTGAGCCCATTCTCCTTGAGTATGGTGTCGATATTGCTCTTTTTGGCCACAAACACTTCTATGAGCGGTTGGCGCCTATCGCAGATGGGGTCCCTGATCCAAAAGGCCTGAATGATCCTTCCGCTCCGTGGTATCTTGTCAATGGTGCCGCTGGTCACTACGAGGGATTATCGACCCCAAATACTCCGTTGCAAAACTACACAGTCAAGGCAATTGACACTGTTTATGGATGGAGTCGCTTCACTGTTCACAACTGTACCCATATCACACAGGATTTTATTGGCGAGTCTCCTGACGCTATTTCTTTTGAGACGCAACATCATTGCTAACATGACCTTTTCACTCACATTAGCCAGCGCCAACGGTACTGTTTTAGACACAGCCACACTTTATAAGGAACATGACGGATGCAAAAACTGGGAATGACTCAGACGGCAGTAGATATTCTGCGGGTTTCAAGACGTCTCATATGTCCCTTCTATTCTTGGTTGTCTTAAATTCCCTTCCTGAGCTTGTCTTCTTTGAAggagtttttttttcgaCCTTTCTGTTTCATCCTTGTCGTTATTCTCATCAGGAAAAAGATAAAGAATGGGGCAGACTAGCTAGAAATAACATTGATAGTAGACTAGTGAAGTGTTCTTCCGGGGTTGTTCTTGTATCATTCATTCTTCAAGAAATCATATTATTCTTAGACAAAGTCCAGCAACTATGCAACGTAAGCCTGTAGGAAAAatatcctccatctcatGTGTGGGATATAGTTCTCAGGGCGGTGGATAAAGACAGTGCAAACATACCGCTTTTGGCAAGTTTGCACCTCAAACGTGTCCTCAGCTTGTCGATCTCCCACATCAAAGGAGCTCCAACCTGCCAAGTGGCATTTCTGACAATGGCCTGATTCTTGTCCAGCTGTACATTTTTTCTACCTGGACTCTCCTTCTTTAATCCATCGAAGCTGCCCAGGGTTCCACGATCTTCGTTCGGGCAAGGCGGATCCCCGACACGCACCCCGGACCATCTGGCGGACTGGTCCATTTGCGACCAACTTTTATACCGCAGATCGATTATTGAACAATTGGCCTACCTTCGCAGCGGAGAGGCAACCACAAAGACCATGGCGTCCCGATCACCAACCTCTCCAatcttctccctcgtcctcctccccttcttggtcttcctcctcagctTCGCCGGCCcagcctccgccgccggctcAGCCGTCCTTGGCCTCGATGTCGGCACCGAATATCTCAAGGCCGCCCTCGTCAAGCCCGGCATTCCACTCGAGATCGTCCTCACCAAGGATTCAAAGCGCAAGGAATCGGCAGCCACCGCATTCAAACCAACCCGCGATCCCAACGCCCTCTTCCCCGAGCGATTCTACGGTGGCGATGCGCTCGCTCTGGCGGCTCGGTATCCCGATGATATTTATATCAACCTGAAGACACTATTGGGGCTTCCGCTcgacgatgagctggtcCAGACCTATCAGAGCCGGTTTCCCGCCTTGAAGCTGGAAAGCGCTCCAGGTGACCGCACCTCTGTCGCACTACGCAGCAATCGGCTTGGGGACgcagagaagaaagatgcGTTTCTGGTTgaggagatcctggccaTGCAACTTAAGCAGATCAAGGCCAATGCCGACAACCTGGCGGGCACGGGATCGGATATTCGCGATGTGGTGATCACTTATCCCGCCTTCTACACCGCTGAGGAAAAGCGCAGCTTTGAGTTAGCTGTGGAGCTGGCAGGTCTGAATGTCGAGGCCATGGTTAGTGATGGACTGGCGGTTGGCTTGAATTACGCCACCAGCCGCGAGTTCCCTAATGTCTCGAATGGCGAGAAGCCGGAATATCACGTTGTCTTCGATATGGGCGCTGGGTCGACCACGGCAAGCGTCCTGCGTTTCCAGAGTCGCCAGGTGAAGGATGTTGGAAAGTACAACAAGACTGTTCAAGAGGTTCATGTTCTGGGAGCCGGCTGGGACAAGTCGCTCGGCGGTGATTCTCTCAATGATCTTATTGTTGACGACATGATTGCCCACTTGGTGGAGGATAAGAAGCTCAAGGACAAGGTCACCGCAGCCGAAGTTAGGGCCCATGGAAAGACCATGGCACGACTCTGGaaagatgcggagaagattCGCCAAGTCTTGAGTGCCAACTCAGAAACCCACACCAGCTTTGAAGGCTTGTATGATGAGAATGTCAACTTCAAGTACAAGCTCACCCGTGCCAACTTTGAGAAGATGGCCACGCAACATGCCGCCCGTGTACGATCCCCATTGGAGCAGGCTCTGTCCGCCGCTGGTTTGCAGCTGAGCGACATTGACTCGGTTGTTCTGCACGGCGGTGCCATCCGGACTCCATTTGTCCAAAAGGAACTGGAGACGGTCTGCGGTTCTTCCAAGAAGATCCGGACAAACGTCAATGCCGATGAAGCGGCCGTTTTTGGCGCCGCCTTCACGGGCGCGGCTCTCAGCTCCAGTTTCCGCGTCAGGGATATCCGTTCCAGCGACGCGGCCTTTTATCCAATCGCCTTGAAATGGAACTCCGACGGTAAACAGCGGAACCAGAAGCTGTTCACAGCTACGTCCCAGGTTGGCCCAGAAAAGCAGGTTACTGTGAAGAACCTGGATGACTTTGAATTCAGCTTCTACCAGCTCCTCAACCAAGACAAGGAGCTGCCTGTACTGAGCGTGCAGACCCAAAACCTCACGGCTTCCGTGGCCCGACTGCGGGATTCCTTTGGATGCTCGACCGTgaacatcaccaccaagtTCTCGATCCGCCTCAGCCCCCTTGACGGGCTTCCCGAAGTTGTCGGGGGGACAGTGAGCTGTGAAGTTGAGTCCGAAAAGAAGGGCAGCGTCGTGGACGACGTCAAGGGCTTCTTTGGGCTCGGCAAGAAGGATGAACAGCAACcgctcggcggcgaagacgacgaaCCCAGCGAATCCATCACGCTTGAGCCAGAGGCGGAGTCTTCCACAACATCGTCTACCAGTGAGTCTTCTACTACCACTGCCAGCAAAGATAGCAAGAAAGCAACTCCCCAgaccaaggaagagatcatCCCCCTCAGTCTGAAGTCAACCCCTCTTGGAACCAAGGCCCCTTCGGCTTCTGAAATGACTCGAATCCGGGACCGCCTGGCCGCCTTCGATGCGTCGGATCGTGATCGCGTCCTGCGCGAAGAAGCCCTGAACGAACTTGAGTCTTTTATCTACCGTAGCCGTGATCTGGTGGACAACGAAGAGTTTGCCAAGGCTGTCAAGAAGGACCAGTTAAGTCTTCTGTCCAAAAAGGTTGCCACTCACAGCGAGTGGCTCTACGAGGACAGCGACCACGCCAAGACAGCGGACTTCCAGTCGAAACTTAAGGATCTGAAGGACATTGTCGACCCGGCACAGAAGCGAATGAAGGAGAACTCTGCCCGTCCAATGCACGTGAAGCTGCTGAAGGATTTACTTCAAAACGCCGAGGCAATGCAGGATAAGCTTCAGAGACAAATCGACGCGGATGAGGAGGCATACTCGTCCTCACTCTCGGAATCAAGCAGCAcctcctcttccaccgcaaCTCCAGCCGCTTCGGCCGATCCActcgacgatctcgacgaggacACATActcgccctcgtcctcccCGACTTCCACCAAAAAGTCCGCAGCGGCCAAGCCCACCGGCCCGGCATACCAACTCTTCACTCCTAGCGAACTCTCGATCCTGTCCAAGGCCCACGAATACGCCCACCCCTGGCTGGAGAACCAgctcgccgagcaggagAAGCTCGCGGAGTCAGATGACCCCGTCCTGACCGTGGCGGACATCGACTTACGCATCAAGGAGTTCGAACGCGTTCTGAACCGCATGTACCGGAAAATGAACGCCGCCACGGATAAGGCAACCACAATTGCGGACAAGTTGAAAGCTGAGAAGGAACGacaggccaagaaggagaaagacgacaaaaagaagaccaagaagcagtcCGAGGCCAAGGGTAAGACCAccaaagagaagaaggtggaggatgagcgaAAAGACGAGCTTTGATTCTTTCATTGGGCCTGGTGATAATACATATCTTGCATTTGTGGGGGGTTGACCCTTTTTGTCCTGTTTTCAAGTACAGAAGCATCATCGCGTTATGTCTCTCTTGTATcttaccttttttttttggagtAACAACTTCCCATTGCATATCTTGCTTTGTTGTCTTTAGATAGATAGAAAAAGAATTGCCACGGAGTTTGAGGCTGAATatttgttcttttttttaaGAAGCAGACGGAAAACAATGTTCTTTCGTAATAGACACATAAAAAGGTCAAGATCTGGACCAAGCAGATGGCTCGAGTTCAACACTTGCAAGTCACAAGCCGGTGGGTGGGTATTgtacaaaaaaaaaataaacCAAAATAAAccaaaagacaagaaggaagaaaaaaagaggtTGTACATGGgggaaagaaacaaacacAAAATGCCAACCAGTGACTAGACCCAACACAGTCCCGGAATAATCAAGCCCAGTCCATCTGCACATAATCAGCATCGACCTCCTCCCTCCTGCGAAGGAAAACTGCCTCCTCAAAGTCATCGGTGTCCATAGCAGACGATTTTGCGATATTGTGGTGGTGCTGTATGGCAAGCATATTCCGTCGCTGCACCCCAACCGGGGAGAGGATCGGGCGTGCATCCATGATCTGAGGGCAAGTGTCGTCATTCATGACGATGAATTCGCTGTCGCTGTCTGAATCGAGGGCCCGTTTCTGGCCCAGACCCGAAATTGTGATGTTTGATGACGTGGACTCCTGGCTGCTAggcgggagggagaaggcgtcaccgtcgtcgtcgacgatgaaTTGGTTGGAACTGATGGCGGAGGAACGGCCATTGGGGATATCTTGCGAGTATTTGGAGATGCCGGAGAAAGGAGCGAGTTCAGCGTAGCTCGTACTGCTGTGGGGGTGGACGACGTGCGCGTTCTGTGGTTCGGGGGCTGAGATCACTGGTGGTGCCGGGAACTTTTTCCATTCGGTTTTGTAGCCCTCGGCGACGGACTTGCGGACTCGCATGCCAACGTTCAGCAGGTTGGATTGGACTTTGGCCGAGACCACGGGGTGGGCTGAGAAGGTCGCGGCGGAATAGTGGTTATGCGAGACGGGGCAGGAGTGCGAGTCCGTCGAGTCGGAGggcgtcgacgagaagaaacTGGTGATGGGGGGCTGGAAGCGCCGGCGCTTGGACAGGGTGATgttggcggtggagggcATCATGGTGTCGATGGAAGACATGCTGATCGATGCAGAGAACCTTTTCCTCCTCGTGGAGAGATATGAAGGGGCAGGAAAGAGGCAGATAAGAATTGAAAACGATAAGAATGGACGCGACGCGTTTTTCAATTTAGCGAAGGGGTTATGTAAGACATGTATGCCTCAGGCCACCGACCACGCAGGTGCAATCGTGTGAGATTCGCGGTTAGATTTAGCTTGAGACAACAAGATAGGACAGCTATTGCAGTGCTTTgcggagagagaaacagtAATGTTGCGATTGGCATCTTGCTGTGTCCCATAGTTAAGGTTCTGCAGCTCCACTCGCCACAAATGGTCCATGTGCCGCAGTAGGCAGTGATGTCGAAGAGCGGCGCGGAGGGGAGGAACAAAAAGGACATACATAGTATAGTACTCAGTCTCTATAATATCATTCAAAAATCATATGCCGAGGTATCTTTTGAAACTATCTACAAAAAAAACCATTACATACCCATGTTacctctcttccctccacGCTTCTGTCGATCATGATGCGCCTTCAAGACCGCACGCGTCTCGATAAGACTGCGCTTATTCTTACTCTTCGCCTTGCCAAGCGTCATAAGGAAGTTCTTCTTCCGTGCCTTCTCCCTGTTGGTCGTACTCTTGCCCTGCTCTTGCTTGCGCTCCTTGCGCCTAGCCTCCTTGCTCTTATGCTCCGTCTTGCCTTCCCTGGCGTGAGCGATGCGCTCCTCGCGAGTGGCCTTGCCGGCAGAGAGAGCGGCCAGACCCTCGATTTCTTCGGCTGTCAGTGGGTCGTCGGCATGCCGGGTTGTGGTCTGTCCTGGGCGGCGGGACTTGGCGCCTGGCATGAGGGACTCGACGGATGCTTGGGCCCGGAGCTCGGCTAGTTTGGCTAGATCCGCTGGGGTGAGAATCCGGGTTGTTGCCAGAGTGCTGAGTTTCTGCTGCTCTTGCTCGGCATCTGCCTTTTTCTTAgtctcatcgccatcttgCTTGGCCTTTTTGGAGGGACGAGCTTTGTCGTTGTCATCGTCAGAATCGCTCAGGTCAATTTCAACGTCACTCTGCACGTTGATCCAGTCACCCGAGTCATCGctgtcctcgtcgtcctcgacaTTCCAAGCAGCCCAattgtcttcgtcttcctcttcatcatcttcggcatcggATGGGAGACCCTTCTCCaggttcttcttgcgccgctcctcctctttccatttctccaagaGCTCAAGACCCTCGATTCCTCCCAGTTCCTGCTGACCAAAGcgtttttcttccttctcacCGGACCGAAGGCCCATGGAAGCGTCCTTGCCACGGTCACGTCGCTTGAGCATCTGCGCTCCGACATCTCGGTACAGGCTGAGTAGTCCCTTGGCAGCCATCATGACGCCCTTgtccttgctcttcttgtACATGACAAGATCTTGCAGCAAGGCCTCATTCATCGCCAGCGGTTGGCGGGCACATACCTCTCGGATAGCATTCATACCAGCGGTAGCAACCTCCGCGGCCGATGCTTCAGAGACAAATTCGTTCGCAATCTTTTGGATCAAAGGTTCGAGGACATCCGGGGGCACAAGCTCATGCGAAGCCTGTGCCAGTGACGCCAAAAACGAAGTGACAGAAGGTTGACGGGGCGTCAGGTATTTTTGGAAGTAGGAGTAAAGGGGCATGATGTGGAGTTGATGAAGGCCAACCAGACGGCTGACCAGTTGCAGCACGAAAAGTTTCTGCTCCAGATTCAGTTTGGCCTTGGTGTTTTGAAGGTGCTTGGAGAAAAGAGATTCCGCGAAGCCCTGGGGAtcatgaagcagatgaagcgCGGAGAAATTGAGCGGGTGCGGctggttcttcttgcgctccttcttcttgaccgTCGCAATCGCCTTCTGCGCAACGCgagccttcttctttgtcttcttgtTAATTCCAAGTTGGTGCCTGACACGGCCAACGTcgacggcatcatcatcgctGCTCTcgtcttccatttcttctCGCTCCTtgtcgccgccgaggaagaagcggacgCCACCCACAATGACCTTCTCGTGCTCGGACAAGCTCGCCTCCTTCATGATTTC of the Penicillium psychrofluorescens genome assembly, chromosome: 1 genome contains:
- a CDS encoding uncharacterized protein (ID:PFLUO_001189-T1.cds;~source:funannotate); protein product: MYALQRLLYGFPQPAPHKRSKPVEVLCLGLPRTGTESLSVALRTLGLPTYHGWDLVFEPDGSKLQHCNELVRRKYNGARDGDVQITSAEFDILLGDNQAVVDTLSLFFAPELLAAYPNAKVILNVRPDMNAWYRSIDRTFVQEVDQSWTVWGMQWFSSEFHWLYSLYLRYGYPGVFHSVTTTDGVQRNAKWVYRDHCNMVRGMVPQDQLLEWSVEDGWEPLCKFLDKPVPDEPFPRTNTPGDYAEHVDELTKRRLVQCVRNLTLTALSLGGITTAVVMWWQGRIPEATRLSDLLGQFTKMT
- a CDS encoding uncharacterized protein (ID:PFLUO_001190-T1.cds;~source:funannotate): MTPQAHLFLLGLAAAGQAARQPEGFKDAFFGCRGNETAPEQLHFNYAGDRGMTISWNTAAKLQFPTVRYGRGPLLDRIAFSEVSVTYPTSSTYSNHVFIDGLEPDTEYGFAVHCADEKDRHQFKTSLPAGHRRPYTFAFIADLGTMGPLGLTDNGQKDALSPGEITTMQSLSQFKDQFEFMWHDGDLAYADDWLNEELDGFLPNTTTKGGAAVYEAILNAFYNEMAVNVTMDRPYMVGPGNHEANCDNGGAGSYTDSICVQGQTNFTGFRNHFRMPAEQSGGVENFWYSWDYGMVHFVQFNTETDFPNAPGIPGGSGEENAGPFAPNGTQIEWLKKDLASVDRKKTPWIIVAGHRPWYVDDTMCDSCQAAFEPILLEYGVDIALFGHKHFYERLAPIADGVPDPKGLNDPSAPWYLVNGAAGHYEGLSTPNTPLQNYTVKAIDTVYGWSRFTVHNCTHITQDFIGESPDAISFETQHHC
- a CDS encoding uncharacterized protein (ID:PFLUO_001191-T1.cds;~source:funannotate) produces the protein MASRSPTSPIFSLVLLPFLVFLLSFAGPASAAGSAVLGLDVGTEYLKAALVKPGIPLEIVLTKDSKRKESAATAFKPTRDPNALFPERFYGGDALALAARYPDDIYINLKTLLGLPLDDELVQTYQSRFPALKLESAPGDRTSVALRSNRLGDAEKKDAFLVEEILAMQLKQIKANADNLAGTGSDIRDVVITYPAFYTAEEKRSFELAVELAGLNVEAMVSDGLAVGLNYATSREFPNVSNGEKPEYHVVFDMGAGSTTASVLRFQSRQVKDVGKYNKTVQEVHVLGAGWDKSLGGDSLNDLIVDDMIAHLVEDKKLKDKVTAAEVRAHGKTMARLWKDAEKIRQVLSANSETHTSFEGLYDENVNFKYKLTRANFEKMATQHAARVRSPLEQALSAAGLQLSDIDSVVLHGGAIRTPFVQKELETVCGSSKKIRTNVNADEAAVFGAAFTGAALSSSFRVRDIRSSDAAFYPIALKWNSDGKQRNQKLFTATSQVGPEKQVTVKNLDDFEFSFYQLLNQDKELPVLSVQTQNLTASVARLRDSFGCSTVNITTKFSIRLSPLDGLPEVVGGTVSCEVESEKKGSVVDDVKGFFGLGKKDEQQPLGGEDDEPSESITLEPEAESSTTSSTSESSTTTASKDSKKATPQTKEEIIPLSLKSTPLGTKAPSASEMTRIRDRLAAFDASDRDRVLREEALNELESFIYRSRDLVDNEEFAKAVKKDQLSLLSKKVATHSEWLYEDSDHAKTADFQSKLKDLKDIVDPAQKRMKENSARPMHVKLLKDLLQNAEAMQDKLQRQIDADEEAYSSSLSESSSTSSSTATPAASADPLDDLDEDTYSPSSSPTSTKKSAAAKPTGPAYQLFTPSELSILSKAHEYAHPWLENQLAEQEKLAESDDPVLTVADIDLRIKEFERVLNRMYRKMNAATDKATTIADKLKAEKERQAKKEKDDKKKTKKQSEAKGKTTKEKKVEDERKDEL
- a CDS encoding uncharacterized protein (ID:PFLUO_001192-T1.cds;~source:funannotate), producing MSSIDTMMPSTANITLSKRRRFQPPITSFFSSTPSDSTDSHSCPVSHNHYSAATFSAHPVVSAKVQSNLLNVGMRVRKSVAEGYKTEWKKFPAPPVISAPEPQNAHVVHPHSSTSYAELAPFSGISKYSQDIPNGRSSAISSNQFIVDDDGDAFSLPPSSQESTSSNITISGLGQKRALDSDSDSEFIVMNDDTCPQIMDARPILSPVGVQRRNMLAIQHHHNIAKSSAMDTDDFEEAVFLRRREEVDADYVQMDWA
- a CDS encoding uncharacterized protein (ID:PFLUO_001193-T1.cds;~source:funannotate), with the protein product MVKRKIGALEKVEADLPNLQHKIRRDPKSYIEDFRAQHYQYESHREIFMAAPSAATDTGVISLRDLIDFISHVADCYPEILKDFPQQLIDMLMQHHLVLEPELREKIVGSLMLLRKKELIDSARLLHTLFPILISTPSKTLRALLFQKILSELRSANSKTINHKLNRTMQTVLFNLVTSDRTSSKGVWAIKLTRELWKRQIWTDAKAVEIMKEASLSEHEKVIVGGVRFFLGGDKEREEMEDESSDDDAVDVGRVRHQLGINKKTKKKARVAQKAIATVKKKERKKNQPHPLNFSALHLLHDPQGFAESLFSKHLQNTKAKLNLEQKLFVLQLVSRLVGLHQLHIMPLYSYFQKYLTPRQPSVTSFLASLAQASHELVPPDVLEPLIQKIANEFVSEASAAEVATAGMNAIREVCARQPLAMNEALLQDLVMYKKSKDKGVMMAAKGLLSLYRDVGAQMLKRRDRGKDASMGLRSGEKEEKRFGQQELGGIEGLELLEKWKEEERRKKNLEKGLPSDAEDDEEEDEDNWAAWNVEDDEDSDDSGDWINVQSDVEIDLSDSDDDNDKARPSKKAKQDGDETKKKADAEQEQQKLSTLATTRILTPADLAKLAELRAQASVESLMPGAKSRRPGQTTTRHADDPLTAEEIEGLAALSAGKATREERIAHAREGKTEHKSKEARRKERKQEQGKSTTNREKARKKNFLMTLGKAKSKNKRSLIETRAVLKAHHDRQKRGGKRGNMGM